Proteins from one Candidatus Desulfovibrio trichonymphae genomic window:
- the mqnC gene encoding cyclic dehypoxanthinyl futalosine synthase gives MMFDRARSPFGEDADVGEAADLAARGKRLDRRAADILYYRASPHTLASLAHSMRLRLHPKAFVTYVGDRNINYSNVCVCGCRFCAFFRPPESKEGYVISREEMASKVEETLRLGGTQILLQGGHHPGLPLEWYEDLLRWLRTTWPGLHIHAFSPPEIFFWSQKFKLSVKEILSRLRAAGLHSLPGGGAEILHNDVRARVSPNKCSADQWLFVMEEAHKQGLRTTATMMFGHVEEPSHRLDHLFAVRSLQDRTQGFTAFIPWTFQPAYTRIRCTPLPAPAYLRLLALSRLVLDNILNIQASWVTMGPQVAQLALYYGANDFGSLMIEENVVAAAGVSHSLSRAEIHKVIRAAGFAPVQRTMDYTPVEPQPEM, from the coding sequence ATGATGTTTGATCGCGCGCGCAGTCCTTTTGGAGAAGACGCCGATGTAGGGGAAGCGGCTGATCTTGCGGCGCGCGGGAAGCGCCTTGATCGACGGGCGGCGGATATCTTGTATTACAGAGCAAGTCCGCACACGCTGGCGTCTCTTGCCCACTCCATGCGTTTGCGGCTGCATCCGAAGGCTTTTGTGACGTACGTTGGGGACCGCAATATCAATTATTCCAATGTGTGTGTGTGCGGTTGCCGTTTTTGCGCGTTTTTTCGGCCGCCGGAGAGCAAGGAAGGCTATGTGATCAGCCGTGAGGAAATGGCGAGCAAGGTCGAGGAAACACTGCGACTCGGCGGCACGCAGATTTTGTTGCAAGGCGGTCATCATCCGGGTTTGCCCCTTGAATGGTACGAAGATTTGTTACGCTGGCTGCGCACCACCTGGCCTGGCCTGCATATCCATGCCTTTTCACCGCCGGAGATTTTTTTCTGGTCACAAAAGTTCAAGCTTTCCGTGAAAGAAATTTTGTCTCGTTTAAGGGCAGCGGGTTTGCATTCCTTGCCTGGGGGCGGCGCGGAAATTCTGCATAATGATGTGAGAGCGCGGGTTTCCCCCAACAAATGTTCAGCCGACCAATGGCTTTTCGTGATGGAAGAGGCGCATAAACAGGGCCTGCGCACTACGGCGACGATGATGTTCGGTCATGTGGAAGAGCCGTCACATCGCCTTGATCACCTTTTTGCGGTGCGCTCGTTACAGGATCGCACTCAGGGATTTACAGCTTTTATTCCCTGGACATTTCAGCCCGCGTACACCCGTATCCGCTGCACTCCGCTGCCGGCACCGGCGTATCTGCGACTGCTGGCGCTTTCCCGACTGGTTCTGGACAATATTTTGAATATCCAGGCATCCTGGGTGACAATGGGCCCGCAGGTTGCCCAGCTTGCCCTGTATTATGGCGCGAATGATTTCGGTTCACTCATGATTGAAGAAAATGTTGTGGCTGCCGCAGGCGTGTCTCACAGCCTGAGCCGTGCCGAGATACACAAGGTCATACGCGCGGCCGGCTTTGCCCCCGTGCAGCGCACTATGGACTACACGCCCGTGGAACCGCAGCCCGAGATGTGA
- the mqnE gene encoding aminofutalosine synthase MqnE, which translates to MLDAVYYADLGLSSIYDKVLTGRRLSYDDGLELFNCPDITAVGALAFHVRCRLHADAAFYVVNRQINYTNICVSTCVFCAFHRSAASDAGAFTLSREEILARLRKADQSPLRLDELHIVGGCHPELPLAWFEDLLRTVLDLNPQLSVKAFTPVEIAHFANIEGVSSLEILKRLKTAGLVMMPGGGAEIFDETLRPQICPHKADAKTWLRISGEAHSLGIKTNCTMLFGHLENFAQRVDHLCRLREQQDKSGGFTCFIPLPFLTENSALKLPDDKLGPQRGLDQLRTVAVSRLMLDNIPHIKAYWIMLGPKLAQTALWYGADDLDGTIIEEHIGHMAGAASSRGLTIQNLEAMIRSSGFRAVRRNAVFDCLGPYNAEAQP; encoded by the coding sequence ATGCTTGACGCAGTATATTATGCCGACCTCGGCCTTTCGTCCATATACGATAAAGTGCTGACAGGGCGCCGTCTGAGTTATGACGATGGCCTTGAACTTTTTAATTGTCCAGATATTACGGCCGTAGGAGCTCTTGCTTTTCATGTGCGCTGCCGCCTGCACGCAGACGCTGCTTTTTATGTCGTAAACAGGCAAATCAACTATACCAATATCTGCGTAAGTACTTGTGTATTTTGCGCTTTTCATAGAAGTGCGGCAAGCGACGCCGGCGCGTTTACCTTGAGCAGGGAAGAGATACTGGCACGTTTGCGTAAGGCTGATCAAAGTCCGTTGCGTCTTGATGAATTGCATATTGTGGGAGGCTGCCACCCGGAATTACCTCTTGCCTGGTTTGAAGACCTTCTGCGCACGGTTCTGGATTTGAATCCACAACTGTCTGTCAAGGCGTTTACCCCTGTTGAAATAGCGCATTTTGCAAATATTGAGGGCGTGAGCTCCCTGGAAATTCTCAAACGTCTCAAGACGGCGGGTCTTGTGATGATGCCGGGCGGCGGCGCCGAAATTTTTGACGAAACGTTGCGTCCGCAGATCTGTCCGCATAAAGCCGACGCAAAGACCTGGCTGCGGATTTCCGGCGAGGCCCACTCTCTTGGCATAAAAACCAATTGCACCATGCTTTTCGGGCATCTTGAAAATTTTGCACAGCGTGTGGATCATTTATGCCGCTTGCGTGAGCAGCAGGATAAAAGCGGGGGCTTTACCTGCTTTATTCCCCTGCCTTTTTTAACGGAAAACAGTGCTCTTAAATTGCCGGACGACAAGCTGGGACCGCAGCGCGGGCTTGATCAACTGCGCACTGTTGCCGTCTCAAGGCTGATGCTGGACAATATACCGCATATCAAGGCCTATTGGATCATGCTGGGACCAAAGCTTGCGCAGACTGCGCTCTGGTACGGAGCTGATGATCTGGACGGCACAATTATTGAGGAACATATCGGCCATATGGCCGGAGCGGCTTCTTCCCGGGGGCTGACCATACAGAATCTGGAAGCCATGATACGAAGTTCCGGTTTCAGAGCGGTGCGGCGCAATGCCGTTTTTGACTGTCTGGGTCCGTACAATGCTGAGGCGCAGCCATGA
- a CDS encoding 1,4-dihydroxy-6-naphthoate synthase, translating into MPNSPLNALTLGLSPCPNDTYIFHALLHGLTPAPFKTKAHIADVEELNTLARNRQLDVTKISLGVVAHIMDDYALLSSGAALGWGCGPLIVARAALRQQDRRMASVAIPGLMTTANLLLDLHGDFQGQRKEMLFSDVMPAVQRGETGMGVIIHEGRFTYKRMGLVKILDLGEWWETLFHMPLPLGVIAIRRDIPFATAGSVQTAIAASLAYALATPKASKNFVRAYAQEMEADVIASHIKTFVTDFSLDLGQIGSTAIETLVGRAAELQGRRLPAEGLFLR; encoded by the coding sequence ATGCCGAATTCCCCGCTCAATGCTCTGACCCTCGGGCTTTCGCCCTGCCCGAACGACACGTATATCTTTCACGCTCTGTTGCACGGGCTGACGCCCGCGCCGTTCAAGACCAAAGCACACATTGCCGATGTGGAGGAGCTCAACACACTTGCGCGAAACAGACAGCTAGATGTAACCAAGATATCCTTGGGAGTTGTTGCACACATTATGGACGACTATGCCCTTCTTTCCTCAGGCGCCGCCCTCGGCTGGGGATGCGGCCCGCTCATAGTGGCGCGCGCAGCCTTGCGGCAACAGGACAGGCGTATGGCAAGCGTTGCGATACCTGGTCTGATGACGACGGCAAATCTGCTTCTCGATCTGCATGGGGACTTTCAAGGACAGCGCAAGGAAATGCTTTTCAGCGATGTCATGCCCGCCGTGCAGCGTGGAGAGACTGGCATGGGCGTGATCATACATGAGGGCCGCTTCACCTACAAACGTATGGGGCTCGTAAAAATTCTTGACTTGGGGGAATGGTGGGAAACTCTCTTTCACATGCCGTTGCCGTTGGGGGTCATTGCGATACGCCGTGACATTCCCTTTGCGACGGCCGGATCTGTTCAGACAGCCATTGCCGCCAGCCTCGCCTACGCACTGGCAACGCCCAAGGCTTCCAAAAATTTTGTACGCGCCTACGCCCAGGAAATGGAGGCAGATGTGATTGCATCGCATATTAAAACATTTGTTACTGATTTCAGCCTTGATCTCGGGCAGATTGGCAGTACAGCCATAGAAACGCTTGTCGGCCGGGCCGCCGAACTGCAAGGCAGACGCCTGCCGGCTGAAGGACTTTTTCTGCGCTGA